In the genome of Paenibacillus sp. FSL R5-0766, one region contains:
- the hslO gene encoding Hsp33 family molecular chaperone HslO: MAIRQRRLNDLENNNKHDRLIRGTAMNGKVRAFAIQTTELVEELRRRHDTFPTATAAMGRTVTTAAIMGAMLKGEEKLTVQVNGDGPIGQIVADANAKGEVRGYVSNPHVHLPSNSVGKLDVAGAVGTEGFINITKDLGLKEPYRGSVPIVSGELGEDFTYYFAQSEQTPSAVGVGVLVDTDNSVIVSGGFIMQLLPGLTDPEITAIENAISTLPPVTTLLEQGLELEELLRRLLPDVQVMEGLDIHFSCECSRERVEKTLISLGQTEMEQLIEEEGQAEVVCQFCNEAYDFNKEQLETILEQAKN; this comes from the coding sequence ATGGCGATACGCCAAAGGAGGCTGAATGACTTGGAAAACAACAACAAGCATGACCGGTTAATTCGTGGTACAGCAATGAATGGAAAGGTAAGAGCCTTTGCTATCCAGACTACGGAACTGGTTGAGGAACTACGCAGAAGACACGATACGTTTCCCACGGCTACAGCTGCCATGGGGCGTACGGTTACAACAGCAGCCATTATGGGTGCAATGCTCAAAGGTGAAGAGAAGTTAACGGTACAAGTCAACGGTGATGGTCCCATTGGACAGATTGTAGCTGATGCCAATGCGAAAGGCGAAGTACGAGGATATGTTTCTAATCCGCATGTACATTTGCCAAGCAATAGTGTGGGTAAACTGGACGTTGCAGGCGCGGTTGGAACGGAAGGGTTCATCAACATAACGAAGGATTTGGGACTGAAAGAACCATATCGTGGCAGTGTGCCTATTGTTTCAGGAGAACTGGGCGAAGACTTCACGTACTACTTTGCGCAATCGGAGCAAACACCTTCTGCTGTAGGCGTTGGTGTGCTCGTTGATACGGATAATTCCGTTATTGTCTCAGGTGGATTCATTATGCAACTGTTGCCGGGATTGACAGATCCAGAGATCACGGCGATCGAAAACGCCATTAGTACGTTGCCGCCAGTGACGACGTTGCTGGAGCAGGGGCTTGAATTGGAAGAGTTGCTTCGCCGATTGTTGCCAGATGTACAAGTGATGGAAGGATTGGATATACATTTTAGCTGTGAGTGTTCACGTGAGCGAGTAGAGAAGACTCTTATCAGCCTGGGCCAAACGGAGATGGAGCAATTAATTGAAGAAGAGGGCCAGGCTGAAGTGGTCTGCCAATTCTGTAATGAAGCCTATGACTTTAACAAAGAACAACTTGAGACCATCCTAGAGCAAGCCAAGAACTGA
- the cysK gene encoding cysteine synthase A, with protein sequence MAKVVNNVTELIGGTPLVRLNRIVPEGSAEVFVKLEYQNPGSSVKDRIAISIVEEAEKEGKLKPGDTIIEATSGNTGIGLAMVAAAKGYKSVIVMPETMSLERRNLLRAYGAELVLTPGAEGMNGAVKKAEELLKENPSYFMAEQFKNKANVKIHRETTGPEIVEAIQSVGGTLDAFVAGIGTGGTITGTGEVLKEAFAGIKIVAVEPAASPILAGGKPGPHKIQGIGANFIPEILDQEIYDEIIHIENDDAFETARQVAKEEGILSGISSGAAIRAGLQVAKQLGEGKRVVVIVPSNGERYLSTPLYNFEG encoded by the coding sequence ATGGCTAAAGTAGTTAATAACGTAACAGAACTCATCGGAGGTACTCCGCTTGTTCGTCTGAACCGTATCGTACCAGAAGGCAGTGCTGAAGTATTCGTGAAGCTGGAGTACCAGAATCCAGGTTCAAGCGTGAAAGACCGTATCGCAATTAGCATTGTGGAAGAAGCGGAAAAAGAAGGCAAGCTGAAACCGGGTGATACCATTATTGAAGCAACAAGTGGTAACACGGGAATTGGACTCGCGATGGTGGCTGCAGCTAAAGGCTACAAGTCCGTTATTGTAATGCCTGAGACGATGAGCTTGGAGCGTCGCAACTTGCTTCGTGCGTATGGTGCTGAGCTTGTGCTTACACCTGGAGCTGAAGGTATGAATGGTGCTGTTAAAAAAGCCGAAGAGCTGCTTAAGGAAAACCCATCCTATTTCATGGCTGAGCAATTTAAAAATAAAGCCAACGTGAAGATCCACCGTGAAACGACTGGCCCTGAGATTGTTGAAGCAATTCAATCTGTGGGCGGTACGTTGGATGCTTTCGTTGCGGGAATTGGTACAGGCGGAACAATTACAGGTACAGGCGAAGTGCTGAAAGAAGCTTTCGCTGGTATTAAAATTGTTGCGGTTGAGCCAGCAGCTTCGCCAATTCTGGCGGGCGGCAAACCAGGACCACATAAGATCCAGGGGATTGGTGCCAACTTTATCCCTGAGATTCTGGATCAGGAAATCTATGATGAGATCATTCACATTGAGAATGATGATGCATTCGAGACGGCTCGTCAGGTAGCGAAGGAAGAGGGCATTCTGTCCGGGATCTCTTCCGGTGCGGCGATCCGTGCAGGTCTTCAGGTTGCGAAACAGTTGGGTGAAGGCAAGCGCGTTGTCGTAATCGTGCCAAGTAACGGCGAACGTTATCTCAGCACACCTCTTTACAATTTCGAAGGCTAA
- a CDS encoding peptidyl-prolyl cis-trans isomerase codes for MTRQEKGLWTAVIVLTLGMLVMGSVMAMHGLRQGKDEADVSHDTNTEEGSTVATINGEVITDKEWTDALKRRYGSELLLQMLNRKAVYAEAIERKLIVTPQEIARELAAAMDGYDSEKSYFDEMKSQLGLSKQELELEAGYRLLLEKIATIGIQIKDADIEHYWTEHREDYVSPEKYDLSIIVVKEEEEADSLLDALEKGEDFEEAARSQSTDSFSRDAGGRLGWIERNDPFQSEEILQLAAGLDVGDIAGPLRVEEGYVIIRLNDKEERQVQSAEEVREEIRMQLALSQADPLPQVEQMLRNKYEAVILSEIPAS; via the coding sequence ATGACAAGACAGGAAAAAGGGTTGTGGACGGCTGTAATTGTCTTGACGTTAGGTATGCTGGTCATGGGTAGTGTGATGGCTATGCATGGTCTCAGACAGGGCAAAGACGAGGCAGATGTATCCCATGATACCAATACGGAAGAAGGAAGCACCGTCGCGACGATCAACGGAGAAGTCATCACGGACAAAGAGTGGACCGATGCGCTGAAAAGACGCTATGGCAGCGAGTTATTACTCCAGATGTTAAACCGTAAAGCAGTATATGCCGAAGCAATTGAACGCAAGCTGATCGTCACTCCCCAAGAGATTGCAAGGGAACTTGCCGCCGCGATGGATGGGTACGATTCAGAGAAATCATATTTTGACGAAATGAAGTCTCAATTGGGCCTGTCGAAACAGGAACTTGAATTGGAAGCCGGCTACAGGCTGCTGCTTGAGAAAATCGCAACGATCGGTATACAGATCAAGGATGCAGATATTGAGCATTACTGGACCGAACACCGTGAGGATTACGTCTCCCCCGAGAAATATGACTTGTCCATCATCGTAGTGAAGGAAGAAGAGGAAGCCGATTCCTTACTGGATGCGTTGGAGAAGGGGGAGGACTTTGAAGAAGCTGCTCGCAGTCAATCGACAGACAGCTTCTCTCGTGATGCTGGTGGGAGGCTGGGATGGATTGAGCGGAATGATCCATTCCAGTCAGAAGAAATCCTTCAACTTGCTGCCGGGCTGGATGTAGGCGATATTGCCGGACCGCTTCGAGTGGAAGAAGGTTATGTTATTATCAGACTTAATGATAAAGAAGAACGCCAGGTGCAGTCGGCCGAAGAGGTCCGTGAGGAGATTCGAATGCAGCTGGCTCTGAGTCAGGCTGATCCGTTGCCGCAGGTAGAGCAAATGCTGCGTAACAAGTATGAAGCCGTCATCCTGTCCGAGATTCCTGCCTCCTGA
- the nadC gene encoding carboxylating nicotinate-nucleotide diphosphorylase has protein sequence MILNGYNEGLIESIKNWLREDVGAGDITTSVTIPAGNQSKAIIHAKDNGIIAGMTVAELVFQVVDPDLVFTPKVTDGDQVTHGTVLAEVEGSTHSLLTGERLALNLLQRMSGIATRTRAYVDVLDGLETRLVDTRKTTPGHRLLEKYAVRVGGGANHRFGLYDAVMIKDNHIKGAGGITEAVQRARTVIPHTMTIEVETENLEQVREALQAGADIIMLDNMHPERMREAVELIREQAPHVKVEASGNVSLQTIRGIAESGVDVISVGRLTYSFESLDISLDLNEKKEG, from the coding sequence ATGATACTGAATGGATATAATGAAGGGCTTATCGAATCAATCAAAAACTGGCTTCGTGAAGATGTTGGTGCAGGTGACATTACAACAAGTGTGACGATCCCGGCAGGCAACCAATCCAAGGCCATTATACACGCCAAAGACAATGGTATTATTGCAGGCATGACCGTAGCTGAACTTGTATTTCAGGTCGTTGATCCTGATCTTGTATTTACACCGAAGGTAACAGACGGAGACCAGGTCACCCATGGCACGGTTTTGGCCGAGGTAGAGGGAAGTACACATTCACTGCTTACGGGGGAACGACTGGCACTTAACTTGCTGCAACGTATGTCCGGAATAGCTACGCGTACGCGTGCCTACGTGGATGTGCTGGATGGTCTTGAGACCAGGCTCGTGGATACACGTAAGACAACGCCGGGCCACCGATTACTTGAGAAATATGCAGTGCGCGTGGGTGGCGGAGCGAATCATCGATTTGGACTGTACGATGCCGTTATGATTAAGGATAACCACATCAAGGGTGCAGGCGGAATCACTGAGGCGGTACAGCGTGCGCGAACCGTTATCCCACATACGATGACGATTGAAGTGGAGACTGAAAATCTGGAGCAGGTGAGAGAAGCCTTGCAAGCCGGGGCAGATATCATTATGCTGGATAACATGCATCCAGAGCGGATGCGTGAAGCGGTTGAACTTATTCGTGAACAGGCTCCTCATGTGAAGGTTGAAGCATCCGGTAACGTTTCTCTTCAGACCATTCGTGGTATTGCAGAGAGTGGTGTGGATGTAATTTCGGTTGGCAGGTTAACCTATTCCTTTGAGAGCCTGGATATTAGTCTGGATTTAAATGAAAAGAAAGAGGGGTGA
- a CDS encoding anthranilate synthase component I family protein: MTHLMTTYADWMEWAEQGWTMMPYITKSDEGPYHGGLPLSWEAAWEQASPYAIVLENGKGGRYTFLGLDPVSVISGKGQEAVIHDVTQETTSTDSGKPLDVLKRWTAPYSAPKVNGAPDFGGGYAGYLSYDVARSLEKLPVLAEDNPALPDYWWMRFEEIWAYDHEQQALFCMVHLALEPNRNETDIRSLYATAEARATAMQQRWLHIMGAAQAEDQQQALERRNKQVNRTPQPEDAERESEGWETSFPQEDFEQAVRTVQEYIRQGDVFQVNLSLRQEKRLHSSAEHIYEWLRLVNPSPYMGMLRSPDFQLVSGSPELLVKVENGKVSARPIAGTRRRGRDAAEDNAMANELLSSEKEKAEHIMLVDLERNDIGRIAAYGSVHVPELMTIEKYSHVMHLVSQVEGRLAEGLSVFDVIAATFPGGTITGAPKVRTMEIIEELEPVRRGPYTGSIGWMDYSGNMELNIVIRTLAIKDGIGYVQAGAGIVIDSDPYREYKECRNKARAMMRAVNYSEEAEASRAIEQEQAERTEAVKLK, encoded by the coding sequence ATGACACACCTGATGACAACATACGCCGACTGGATGGAGTGGGCTGAACAAGGCTGGACCATGATGCCCTATATCACGAAGTCGGATGAGGGACCGTATCATGGCGGTTTACCGTTATCGTGGGAGGCAGCCTGGGAGCAGGCGTCACCCTACGCAATTGTGCTGGAGAATGGCAAAGGCGGGAGATATACATTTCTGGGGTTAGACCCCGTATCCGTAATTTCAGGTAAAGGTCAAGAAGCGGTTATTCATGATGTGACGCAAGAAACCACCTCGACGGACAGCGGCAAGCCACTTGATGTATTGAAGAGATGGACTGCCCCGTATAGCGCACCCAAGGTTAATGGGGCTCCAGACTTTGGGGGTGGATACGCAGGTTATCTCAGCTACGATGTAGCAAGATCATTGGAGAAGCTTCCAGTCTTGGCTGAAGATAACCCGGCTCTGCCGGATTATTGGTGGATGCGCTTTGAAGAAATATGGGCGTATGACCATGAGCAGCAGGCGCTTTTCTGCATGGTTCATCTGGCTTTAGAGCCTAACCGGAACGAAACTGATATCCGTAGCCTATATGCAACGGCCGAAGCACGAGCGACAGCGATGCAGCAAAGATGGCTTCATATTATGGGGGCTGCACAGGCTGAGGATCAACAACAGGCACTGGAACGCCGCAACAAGCAGGTCAATCGTACCCCGCAGCCTGAAGATGCGGAAAGGGAATCGGAAGGATGGGAAACCTCCTTTCCCCAGGAGGACTTTGAACAGGCTGTACGTACGGTACAGGAATATATCAGGCAGGGCGATGTGTTCCAGGTGAATCTGTCCTTGAGACAGGAGAAGCGGCTTCATTCGAGCGCTGAGCATATTTATGAATGGCTGCGCCTTGTGAATCCATCACCGTATATGGGAATGCTGCGTAGTCCAGACTTTCAACTGGTAAGCGGATCTCCCGAACTTCTGGTCAAAGTGGAGAATGGCAAAGTCAGTGCACGTCCCATTGCAGGGACCCGAAGAAGGGGCCGTGATGCAGCAGAAGATAATGCTATGGCGAATGAACTGCTCAGCAGTGAGAAGGAAAAGGCGGAGCATATTATGCTCGTTGATCTGGAACGTAATGATATCGGACGGATTGCGGCCTATGGTTCGGTTCATGTGCCTGAATTGATGACCATCGAGAAGTATTCCCATGTCATGCATCTCGTTTCCCAGGTGGAAGGCAGGCTGGCAGAAGGGTTATCCGTATTTGATGTGATCGCTGCGACATTCCCGGGTGGAACGATTACCGGAGCGCCGAAAGTCCGCACCATGGAGATTATCGAGGAGCTGGAGCCTGTTCGTCGTGGGCCTTATACGGGTTCCATCGGGTGGATGGATTACAGTGGAAATATGGAATTGAACATCGTCATTCGTACACTTGCCATTAAGGACGGTATTGGTTATGTACAGGCCGGGGCAGGGATTGTTATTGATTCCGATCCATATCGGGAATACAAGGAATGCCGCAACAAGGCAAGAGCCATGATGAGAGCTGTGAATTACAGCGAAGAGGCTGAAGCAAGCAGAGCTATTGAACAAGAACAAGCGGAGCGAACAGAAGCTGTTAAACTAAAATAA
- a CDS encoding type III pantothenate kinase, which translates to MILVVDVGNSNMVLGVYQGRELLHHFRLSTSRQSTVDEYGVLIYNLFHMSGIRASDIEGVIISSVVPPLVNVIEAMCEKYVGKKALLVGPGIKTGLNLRYENPREVGADRIVNAVAAVEKYGGPLVVVDFGTATTFDCIDEKGHYLGGAIVPGIQIATEALYERASKLPRIELEKPKKVIGRNTIHAMQAGIIFGYAGQVDGIVERIREEMGAKPRVIATGGLATLIAEETRSIEEVDPLLTLEGLRIIYERNRER; encoded by the coding sequence TTGATTCTAGTTGTAGACGTGGGGAACAGCAATATGGTGCTCGGCGTATATCAAGGCCGTGAATTGCTGCACCACTTTCGTCTGAGTACATCACGTCAGTCAACAGTGGATGAATACGGCGTATTGATTTATAATTTATTTCATATGTCCGGCATCAGGGCAAGTGACATCGAAGGTGTCATCATCTCATCTGTGGTCCCGCCACTGGTGAATGTAATCGAAGCGATGTGTGAGAAGTATGTAGGCAAAAAAGCTTTGCTCGTTGGGCCTGGTATCAAAACTGGCTTGAACCTGCGATACGAGAACCCTCGTGAAGTGGGTGCAGATCGTATTGTTAATGCAGTGGCAGCCGTTGAGAAGTATGGCGGCCCTCTCGTCGTGGTTGATTTCGGTACCGCAACGACCTTTGACTGTATTGACGAGAAAGGTCACTACCTGGGGGGAGCTATTGTACCTGGCATTCAGATCGCCACTGAAGCGCTCTATGAGCGGGCATCCAAGTTGCCTCGTATTGAGCTTGAGAAACCCAAAAAGGTCATTGGCCGTAATACTATTCATGCCATGCAAGCGGGTATTATATTTGGCTATGCAGGCCAGGTAGATGGTATTGTAGAACGTATTCGCGAGGAGATGGGAGCGAAGCCCCGAGTTATCGCGACGGGTGGTCTCGCTACACTTATCGCAGAAGAAACCCGTAGTATAGAGGAAGTTGATCCTCTGCTTACGCTTGAAGGGCTGCGTATTATATATGAGCGGAACCGGGAAAGGTGA